A region from the Curtobacterium sp. MCBA15_012 genome encodes:
- a CDS encoding 3'-5' exonuclease — translation MDTAAPDAPTVQDLSGRPWWHALGVFDLETTGVDVETARIVTAHVGLIDMTGRSIVEGAWTADPGIEIPEGAAAVHGYTTERARAEGRPAAEVVAEVIAAVEAVFARGIPLVIYNAPYDLTVLDREARRHGLPSPVIGNVVDPLVMDKALDTYRKGKRTLEAASETYGVTLSDAHDAGADAVAAGRVAQAIAKKYPDELGVSAEELHRKQVGWCAEQASSFQEYMRKKRDPSFTADGRWPHRGAADL, via the coding sequence ATCGACACGGCCGCGCCGGACGCCCCGACGGTGCAGGACCTCTCCGGCCGGCCCTGGTGGCACGCACTCGGTGTGTTCGACCTCGAGACCACCGGCGTCGACGTCGAGACCGCACGGATCGTGACGGCGCACGTCGGCCTCATCGACATGACGGGCCGCTCCATCGTCGAGGGCGCGTGGACCGCCGACCCCGGCATCGAGATCCCCGAGGGCGCCGCCGCGGTGCACGGGTACACGACCGAGCGCGCCCGGGCCGAGGGTCGCCCCGCCGCCGAGGTCGTGGCCGAGGTGATCGCCGCGGTCGAGGCCGTCTTCGCACGGGGCATCCCGCTCGTCATCTACAACGCCCCGTACGACCTCACCGTCCTCGACCGCGAGGCCCGGCGTCACGGCCTGCCCTCCCCCGTGATCGGCAACGTCGTCGACCCGCTCGTGATGGACAAGGCGCTCGACACGTACCGGAAGGGCAAGCGGACGCTCGAGGCCGCCTCCGAGACCTACGGCGTGACGCTGTCCGACGCCCACGACGCCGGCGCCGACGCGGTGGCCGCCGGTCGGGTCGCGCAGGCGATCGCGAAGAAGTACCCGGACGAGCTCGGGGTCTCCGCAGAGGAACTGCACCGCAAGCAGGTCGGCTGGTGCGCCGAGCAGGCCAGCTCGTTCCAGGAGTACATGCGCAAGAAGCGCGACCCGTCATTCACGGCCGACGGTCGCTGGCCGCACCGCGGGGCCGCGGACCTGTAG
- a CDS encoding DUF475 domain-containing protein → MFLKTFGWSLVITAIALATALVYGGWSAVVITLILGVLEISLSFDNAVVNARILERMNPFWQKMFLTVGIVIAVFGMRVLFPLLIVGVTAQLNPVEAVQLALEKGPIDEPGTYAYLLHEAHPQIAAFGGMFLLMIFLDFMFEERDILWLRWLERPLQFVGKLPMVNVVIALVLLAVFAVTSGDHQSVVLIAGIAGLVTYFLVTGLGGLFDVDDPEDEGDALESADHMVAEADRITKKRRVGHVAGRAAFLLFLYLEVIDASFSFDGVIGAFAITADPIIIALGLGLIGAMFVRSLTVFLVRQGTLDEFEYLDHGAHWAIGALAVILLVTISTEVNEVVTGLIGVVFILAAFTSSVVRNRRKAETEQAERPASLVH, encoded by the coding sequence GTGTTCTTGAAGACCTTCGGGTGGTCCCTCGTGATCACCGCAATCGCCCTCGCCACCGCCCTGGTCTACGGCGGGTGGAGCGCGGTGGTCATCACGCTCATCCTCGGCGTGCTCGAGATCAGCCTGAGCTTCGACAACGCCGTCGTGAACGCCCGGATCCTCGAGCGGATGAACCCGTTCTGGCAGAAGATGTTCCTCACCGTGGGCATCGTCATCGCCGTGTTCGGCATGCGCGTGCTGTTCCCGCTGCTCATCGTCGGCGTCACGGCGCAGCTGAACCCGGTCGAGGCCGTGCAGCTCGCGCTCGAGAAGGGCCCGATCGACGAGCCCGGCACCTACGCGTACCTGCTCCACGAGGCCCACCCGCAGATCGCGGCCTTCGGCGGCATGTTCCTGCTCATGATCTTCCTCGACTTCATGTTCGAGGAGCGCGACATCCTGTGGCTGCGCTGGCTCGAGCGCCCGCTGCAGTTCGTCGGCAAGCTGCCGATGGTGAACGTCGTCATCGCGCTCGTGCTCCTCGCCGTCTTCGCCGTGACGTCGGGCGACCACCAGAGCGTCGTGCTCATCGCGGGCATCGCCGGGCTCGTCACCTACTTCCTCGTCACCGGACTCGGCGGGCTGTTCGACGTCGACGACCCCGAGGACGAGGGCGACGCGCTCGAGAGCGCCGACCACATGGTCGCCGAGGCCGACCGCATCACGAAGAAGCGCCGGGTCGGCCACGTCGCCGGCCGCGCGGCGTTCCTGCTCTTCCTGTACCTCGAGGTCATCGACGCGTCGTTCTCGTTCGACGGTGTCATCGGCGCCTTCGCGATCACCGCGGACCCGATCATCATCGCGCTCGGCCTCGGCCTCATCGGGGCGATGTTCGTCCGGTCGCTGACCGTGTTCCTCGTCCGACAGGGCACGCTCGACGAGTTCGAGTACCTCGACCACGGCGCCCACTGGGCGATCGGTGCGCTCGCGGTCATCCTGCTCGTCACCATCTCGACCGAGGTCAACGAGGTCGTCACCGGCCTCATCGGCGTCGTGTTCATCCTCGCGGCGTTCACGTCCTCGGTGGTCCGCAACCGGCGCAAGGCCGAGACGGAGCAGGCCGAGCGGCCCGCTTCGCTCGTGCACTGA
- a CDS encoding TerD family protein yields the protein MGLSLQKGQSLSLTKQDGSAMSRVRLGLGWDAVAAKRGLFGGRKEAEVDLDASAIFFDAQGSAVDTVWFNQLRSKDGSAQHTGDNLTGAGEGDDETIRIDLSAVHPAVAQIVFVISSYSRQTFDRVQNAFCRVVDDSTAGSPEVVRYQLTESGPHTAMVMAKVSRGANGWSFSAIGERADGRTVQDLIAPAAAAL from the coding sequence ATGGGTCTCAGCCTCCAGAAGGGTCAGTCGCTCTCCCTGACGAAGCAGGACGGCAGCGCGATGTCGCGCGTCCGTCTCGGTCTCGGCTGGGACGCGGTCGCCGCGAAGCGGGGGCTGTTCGGCGGACGGAAGGAGGCCGAGGTCGACCTCGACGCCTCGGCGATCTTCTTCGACGCGCAGGGCTCCGCGGTGGACACCGTCTGGTTCAACCAGCTCCGCAGCAAGGACGGCTCGGCGCAGCACACCGGTGACAACCTGACGGGTGCCGGCGAGGGCGACGACGAGACCATCCGCATCGACCTCAGCGCCGTGCACCCCGCCGTCGCGCAGATCGTGTTCGTGATCAGCAGCTACAGCCGCCAGACGTTCGACCGGGTGCAGAACGCGTTCTGCCGCGTGGTCGACGACTCGACCGCCGGCTCCCCCGAGGTCGTCCGGTACCAGCTGACCGAGTCCGGTCCGCACACCGCGATGGTGATGGCGAAGGTGTCCCGCGGCGCGAACGGCTGGTCGTTCAGCGCGATCGGCGAGCGTGCCGACGGCCGCACCGTCCAGGACCTCATCGCCCCGGCCGCCGCCGCGCTCTGA
- a CDS encoding TerD family protein codes for MATLSLSKGNNLSLTKTDPGLRRAMIGLGWDPRTTAGEQFDLDASALLVGANGRVRSNDDFIFYNQLQSVDGSVVHQGDNRTGEGEGDDEQILIDLDAVAADVDRVVIVVTIDQADARHQNFGQVRGAFCRVVNDETGNEVVRFDLTEDAASETGMIFSEIYRYNGEWKFRAVGQGYATGLRGVATDFGVVLD; via the coding sequence ATGGCGACCCTCTCGCTCTCCAAGGGCAACAACCTCTCGCTCACCAAGACCGACCCGGGCCTCCGCCGCGCGATGATCGGCCTCGGTTGGGACCCGCGGACGACCGCGGGCGAGCAGTTCGACCTCGACGCGTCCGCGCTGCTCGTGGGCGCGAACGGCCGGGTCCGCTCGAACGACGACTTCATCTTCTACAACCAGCTGCAGTCGGTCGACGGCTCGGTCGTCCACCAGGGCGACAACCGCACCGGCGAGGGCGAGGGCGACGACGAGCAGATCCTCATCGACCTCGACGCCGTCGCTGCCGACGTCGACCGCGTCGTCATCGTCGTGACGATCGACCAGGCCGACGCCCGGCACCAGAACTTCGGGCAGGTCCGGGGAGCGTTCTGCCGTGTCGTCAACGACGAGACCGGCAACGAGGTGGTCCGCTTCGACCTCACCGAGGACGCCGCCTCCGAGACCGGCATGATCTTCTCGGAGATCTACCGGTACAACGGGGAGTGGAAGTTCCGCGCCGTCGGCCAGGGGTACGCCACCGGGCTGCGCGGCGTCGCGACCGACTTCGGCGTCGTCCTCGACTGA
- a CDS encoding TerD family protein, protein MAGLSLAKGNNLSLTKTSPGLTVATVGLGWDPRTTSGEQFDLDASALLIGESGKVRSDADFIFYNQPRSADGAVEHKGDNRTGQGEGDDEQISIDLQALPADVARVVIVVSIDQGDARGQNFGQVRSAYSRVLDQDGTEIVRYDLSEDAAPETAMIFSEVYRNGGEWKFRAVGQGYTTGLAGIATDFGVQLG, encoded by the coding sequence ATGGCCGGACTCTCGCTCGCCAAGGGCAACAACCTCTCCCTCACCAAGACCAGCCCCGGGCTGACCGTCGCGACCGTCGGCCTCGGATGGGACCCGCGCACGACCTCGGGTGAGCAGTTCGACCTCGACGCCTCGGCGCTCCTCATCGGGGAGTCCGGCAAGGTCCGGTCGGACGCCGACTTCATCTTCTACAACCAGCCGCGCAGCGCCGACGGAGCCGTCGAGCACAAGGGCGACAACCGCACCGGCCAGGGCGAGGGCGACGACGAGCAGATCAGCATCGACCTGCAGGCGCTCCCCGCCGACGTCGCGCGCGTGGTGATCGTCGTGTCCATCGACCAGGGCGACGCCCGCGGCCAGAACTTCGGCCAGGTCCGCAGCGCCTACTCGCGCGTGCTCGACCAGGACGGCACCGAGATCGTCCGCTACGACCTGTCGGAGGACGCCGCTCCCGAGACCGCGATGATCTTCTCCGAGGTCTACCGCAACGGCGGCGAGTGGAAGTTCCGCGCCGTCGGTCAGGGCTACACCACGGGCCTCGCCGGCATCGCCACGGACTTCGGCGTGCAGCTGGGCTGA
- a CDS encoding toxic anion resistance protein: MPGPLAPPEPADSSEDALVLRPADAAETITPDDAPGMVPVDAERQTQIAAQAREFVDEVAALDPRSPEFGQKIDGINQIAGSEMARSGGFSSRMLERSQSSVAGAKRSGDDAQVRVATTLGDLRSTVEDLTPNQADLSTGRKILGMIPGGNKLAKYFQRYESAQSQLDHIIKSLMAGQDELRKDNATLADEKVQLWETMQQLSEYAVFAKALDQATVTKVESLRNAGKVEAAQQLESDVLFPVRQRHQDILTQLAVSVQGYLAMDLVRKNNTELIKGVERARTTTIAALRTAVVVAQALANQRMVLDQIDAVNNTTNAMILQTSEMLRDQTTRIHQQATNSGVSVETLQKAFDNVFQTMDAIDAFRSEAAQNMASTVSALESGIQRAKPYLERARQTDDDPRSVGR; encoded by the coding sequence ATGCCCGGACCCCTCGCACCGCCGGAACCCGCCGACTCGTCCGAGGACGCCCTCGTCCTCCGGCCCGCCGACGCCGCCGAGACGATCACCCCGGACGACGCGCCGGGCATGGTGCCGGTCGACGCCGAGCGGCAGACGCAGATCGCGGCGCAGGCCCGCGAGTTCGTCGACGAGGTCGCGGCGCTCGACCCGCGCTCCCCGGAGTTCGGGCAGAAGATCGACGGCATCAACCAGATCGCCGGCAGTGAGATGGCCCGCTCCGGCGGATTCTCGTCGCGGATGCTCGAGCGGTCCCAGTCGTCGGTCGCCGGGGCCAAGCGCTCCGGCGACGACGCGCAGGTGCGGGTCGCCACGACCCTCGGCGACCTGCGGTCCACGGTCGAGGACCTCACGCCGAACCAGGCCGACCTCAGCACCGGACGCAAGATCCTCGGGATGATCCCGGGCGGCAACAAGCTGGCGAAGTACTTCCAGCGCTACGAGTCGGCGCAGTCCCAGCTCGACCACATCATCAAGTCGCTCATGGCCGGGCAGGACGAACTCCGCAAGGACAACGCCACCCTCGCCGACGAGAAGGTGCAGCTGTGGGAGACCATGCAGCAGCTGAGCGAGTACGCCGTCTTCGCCAAGGCCCTCGACCAGGCGACCGTCACCAAGGTCGAGTCGCTCCGGAACGCCGGCAAGGTCGAGGCCGCCCAGCAGCTCGAGTCGGACGTCCTCTTCCCGGTGCGCCAGCGACACCAGGACATCCTCACGCAGCTCGCCGTCTCGGTGCAGGGGTACCTCGCGATGGACCTGGTGCGCAAGAACAACACCGAGCTCATCAAGGGCGTCGAGCGCGCCCGGACGACCACGATCGCCGCCCTGCGCACCGCGGTGGTCGTCGCGCAGGCACTCGCGAACCAGCGGATGGTGCTCGACCAGATCGACGCGGTCAACAACACGACGAACGCGATGATCCTGCAGACCAGCGAGATGCTGCGCGACCAGACGACGCGCATCCACCAGCAGGCAACGAACTCGGGCGTGAGCGTCGAGACCCTGCAGAAGGCGTTCGACAACGTGTTCCAGACGATGGACGCGATCGACGCATTCCGCTCCGAGGCCGCGCAGAACATGGCGTCCACCGTGTCCGCGCTCGAGTCGGGCATCCAGCGGGCGAAGCCGTACCTGGAGCGCGCCCGGCAGACGGACGACGACCCCCGGTCGGTCGGCCGATGA
- a CDS encoding TerD family protein has product MTGRLVPGANAALTAENPDLQAVVVGISWDQIPSRGPSAELVPVALVCGQDGLVLSDEDLVFFNQLESADASVRYLDESDQEEIDVDLVSVPAVVDKIVFALYLDPERRSPRDLGSVRSMAIRVCAPDGRELVSFAVPADRNHTIDAVILGELYRHRSDWKFRAVGQGYTTGLTGLRADHGIGRAR; this is encoded by the coding sequence GTGACCGGCCGGCTCGTCCCGGGGGCGAACGCCGCGCTCACCGCCGAGAACCCCGACCTGCAGGCCGTCGTGGTCGGCATCTCGTGGGACCAGATCCCGAGCCGCGGCCCGTCCGCCGAGCTCGTGCCGGTCGCACTGGTCTGCGGGCAGGACGGCCTCGTGCTGTCCGACGAGGACCTGGTGTTCTTCAACCAGCTCGAGAGCGCCGACGCCTCCGTCCGGTACCTCGACGAGTCCGACCAGGAGGAGATCGACGTCGACCTCGTCTCGGTCCCCGCGGTCGTGGACAAGATCGTGTTCGCGCTCTACCTCGACCCCGAGCGCCGCTCGCCGCGTGACCTCGGGTCGGTCCGGTCGATGGCGATCCGGGTGTGCGCACCGGACGGTCGCGAGCTCGTCTCGTTCGCGGTGCCGGCCGACCGCAACCACACCATCGACGCGGTGATCCTCGGCGAGCTGTACCGGCACCGGTCGGACTGGAAGTTCCGGGCCGTCGGCCAGGGCTACACGACCGGGCTGACCGGTCTGCGCGCCGACCACGGCATCGGTCGCGCCCGGTGA
- a CDS encoding HpcH/HpaI aldolase/citrate lyase family protein — MRHFAQLERSDPEGHAAFFRTPPEDVTRASDQDLRAVALGATLYTPGIRPDLVRDVLRQRDLGAASIVLCLEDSVADTDLPRAEDNVDAALRELAASGADAVAALPQLFLRVRDAEHLARFAGRLGPAALDALSGIVLPKFEASDGRGARWFEVLDGLNVDRGDDRRLLVMPILESPSIMHRESRVGALAAIRGLLLARRRDVLAVRIGATDLSSVYGLRRPSHLTVYDVQMLASVIGDVVNVLGRARDGFVVSGPVWEHYPGSDRVFRTQLRSTPFEQAGDPGLRRELLLEGFDGLLREVTLDRANGLTGKTVIHPRHVPLVHAMSVVTDEEFSDASDVLANTAGGAAASRYGNKMNEMKPHHEWATRTLLRARAFGVAAPDVTFVDLLERSLP, encoded by the coding sequence GTGCGCCACTTCGCCCAGCTCGAGCGCAGCGATCCCGAGGGGCACGCGGCGTTCTTCCGCACGCCGCCGGAGGACGTCACCCGCGCGAGCGACCAGGACCTCCGCGCCGTCGCGCTCGGAGCGACCCTCTACACGCCGGGCATCCGGCCGGACCTCGTCCGCGACGTCCTGCGCCAGCGGGACCTCGGTGCCGCGTCGATCGTGCTGTGCCTCGAGGACTCGGTGGCCGACACCGACCTGCCCCGCGCCGAGGACAACGTCGACGCCGCCCTCCGCGAGCTCGCCGCTTCCGGCGCGGACGCGGTGGCCGCGCTCCCCCAGCTCTTCCTGCGCGTGCGCGACGCCGAGCACCTCGCCCGGTTCGCCGGGCGACTCGGTCCCGCGGCCCTCGACGCCCTGAGCGGCATCGTGCTGCCGAAGTTCGAGGCGAGCGACGGCCGCGGCGCACGGTGGTTCGAGGTGCTCGACGGGCTCAACGTCGACCGCGGGGACGACCGACGACTGCTCGTGATGCCGATCCTGGAGTCGCCGTCGATCATGCACCGCGAGAGCCGTGTCGGTGCCCTCGCGGCCATCCGCGGCCTGCTGCTCGCCCGCCGACGTGACGTGCTCGCGGTCCGGATCGGGGCGACCGACCTGTCGAGCGTCTACGGGCTCCGTCGACCCTCGCACCTGACGGTCTACGACGTGCAGATGCTGGCGTCGGTGATCGGCGACGTGGTGAACGTGCTCGGCCGGGCGCGCGACGGGTTCGTCGTGTCGGGTCCGGTCTGGGAGCACTACCCCGGCTCGGACCGGGTCTTCCGGACCCAGCTCCGATCGACGCCGTTCGAGCAGGCCGGTGACCCGGGACTGCGTCGCGAGCTGCTGCTCGAGGGCTTCGACGGACTCCTCCGCGAGGTCACCCTCGACCGCGCGAACGGACTGACCGGCAAGACCGTCATCCACCCCCGCCACGTCCCGCTCGTGCACGCCATGTCCGTCGTGACCGACGAGGAGTTCTCGGACGCCTCCGACGTGCTCGCGAACACCGCCGGCGGGGCCGCCGCGTCCCGCTACGGCAACAAGATGAACGAGATGAAGCCGCACCACGAATGGGCCACCCGGACCCTGCTCCGCGCCCGGGCCTTCGGCGTTGCCGCACCCGACGTGACCTTCGTCGACCTGCTCGAACGGAGCCTGCCGTGA
- a CDS encoding phosphoribosyltransferase domain-containing protein, protein MTIPTPADLGVVLTDATTARGPLVPLAALVRVALRRNPKRAHLLVSTVLAKHVPTVPAVALAAGEALGARVADALDGGSRLDAGAAGRLAALLDADRSDADLHRAATALRTDLAVHRPDAPDVLVLGFAETATALGAMVAETLGARYLHSTRHDPVGATAAAGFDEAHSHATAHRLLPSDPEWLPTDGTVVLVDDELSTGATARATIRALHAIAPQRRWVVASLVDLRSPADVAATDDLARELGAPVTVVGLGRGSVSLPDGLVDTAARVVADHGTTPTSGASGPGRVTALTAAPTDVDRHGVPAGRSRLPRTDVEGTAADLRRILGEEPGRVLVLGTEEHMHTPLVVADALRRTGVDVTSSTTTRSPVAVLDDPAWPVRSGVRFRSRERTVDGPGERFAYNVHGFDAIVVLPEPGTDRALLDGDDGLLAALTAVTAHVVLVEAPLHVPASSGSTSAGTAPTASTAAGPRPLTGPSFGSYTPDDVTWLLQDLADVALEADTADRERAIQLEGANYAESLPVEYVPSEAYERLYEDALARSAERIAEAVGVVTELVLRDRRRPVLVSLARAGTPVGILMRRWAERQHGVLLPHRTASIVRGVGIDETALRWLAAHHDPDDVVFVDGWTGKGAITRELTDALDRFAASDGVRFRDDLAVLADPAGCTPLHGTRDDYLVPSACLNSTVSGLVSRTVFNRAVTPLGTLHGAKQYRHLAARDHSQAFVAAIEAHFGAVLPRVRAALADEGPDAVARRAVDWRGMRTVEAIGAEFGIADLHLVKPGVGETTRVLLRRVPWQVLVRDPDDVDVAHVVALARERGVPVVTRPDLAYSCVGLIHPLGSRVSEGVPTDTGTATDAGTDTTDATATAPDATTTDTPTTPTRVAR, encoded by the coding sequence GTGACCATCCCCACGCCCGCCGACCTCGGCGTCGTCCTCACCGACGCGACGACCGCACGCGGCCCGCTCGTCCCGCTCGCCGCCCTCGTCCGCGTCGCCCTGCGGCGCAACCCGAAGCGCGCGCACCTGCTCGTGTCGACCGTGCTCGCGAAGCACGTCCCGACCGTGCCCGCGGTCGCCCTCGCCGCCGGCGAGGCACTCGGCGCGCGCGTCGCGGACGCCCTGGACGGCGGGTCCCGTCTCGACGCCGGTGCCGCCGGCCGCCTCGCCGCGCTGCTCGACGCCGACCGTTCCGACGCCGACCTGCACCGCGCGGCGACCGCCCTCCGCACAGACCTCGCGGTCCACCGCCCGGATGCACCAGACGTGCTCGTCCTCGGCTTCGCCGAGACCGCGACCGCCCTCGGGGCGATGGTCGCCGAGACGCTCGGGGCCCGGTACCTGCACTCCACCCGGCACGACCCGGTCGGTGCCACCGCGGCGGCCGGCTTCGACGAGGCGCACTCGCACGCGACCGCGCACCGCCTGCTCCCGAGCGACCCCGAGTGGCTGCCGACCGACGGCACGGTCGTGCTCGTCGACGACGAGCTCAGCACGGGCGCCACCGCGCGGGCGACGATCCGAGCACTGCACGCGATCGCGCCGCAGCGCCGCTGGGTCGTCGCGAGCCTGGTGGACCTGCGCTCCCCCGCCGACGTCGCCGCGACGGACGACCTCGCGCGCGAACTCGGCGCCCCGGTCACCGTCGTCGGACTGGGACGCGGCTCGGTGTCGCTCCCGGACGGCCTGGTCGACACCGCCGCACGGGTCGTGGCCGACCACGGGACGACCCCGACGAGCGGCGCGAGCGGGCCGGGTCGCGTGACCGCGCTGACGGCCGCACCGACCGACGTCGACCGCCACGGCGTGCCCGCCGGACGCAGCCGCCTGCCGCGGACCGACGTCGAGGGGACCGCTGCCGACCTCCGACGGATCCTCGGTGAGGAGCCCGGACGCGTCCTGGTGCTCGGCACCGAGGAGCACATGCACACGCCGCTCGTGGTCGCCGATGCGCTGCGCCGGACCGGTGTCGACGTGACGTCGTCCACGACGACCCGGTCGCCCGTCGCGGTCCTCGACGACCCGGCCTGGCCGGTGCGTTCCGGCGTCCGGTTCCGCTCACGGGAACGGACCGTCGACGGGCCGGGCGAGCGCTTCGCGTACAACGTCCACGGGTTCGACGCGATCGTGGTGCTGCCGGAACCCGGCACCGACCGTGCGCTGCTCGACGGCGACGACGGCCTGCTCGCAGCCCTGACGGCGGTCACCGCGCACGTCGTCCTGGTCGAGGCCCCGCTCCACGTCCCCGCGTCGAGCGGGTCCACGTCGGCCGGCACGGCCCCGACGGCGTCGACCGCCGCCGGGCCCCGACCCCTGACCGGCCCCTCCTTCGGCTCCTACACGCCCGACGACGTCACCTGGCTGCTGCAGGACCTGGCGGACGTCGCGCTCGAGGCGGACACCGCCGACCGGGAACGCGCGATCCAGCTCGAGGGCGCGAACTACGCCGAGTCCCTGCCCGTGGAGTACGTCCCGTCCGAGGCCTACGAGCGGCTGTACGAGGACGCGCTGGCACGCTCGGCGGAGCGCATCGCCGAGGCCGTCGGCGTCGTCACCGAACTCGTGCTGCGCGACCGCCGCCGACCGGTCCTCGTGTCGCTCGCCCGAGCCGGCACCCCGGTCGGGATCCTCATGCGCCGGTGGGCCGAGCGTCAGCACGGCGTCCTGCTCCCCCACCGCACCGCGAGCATCGTCCGCGGGGTCGGCATCGACGAGACCGCCCTCCGCTGGCTCGCCGCGCACCACGACCCGGACGACGTCGTGTTCGTCGACGGCTGGACCGGCAAGGGCGCCATCACCCGCGAACTCACCGACGCGCTCGACCGGTTCGCGGCCTCCGACGGGGTCCGCTTCCGCGACGACCTCGCGGTGCTCGCCGACCCGGCCGGGTGCACCCCGCTGCACGGGACGCGCGACGACTACCTCGTGCCCTCGGCGTGCCTGAACTCGACCGTCTCGGGGCTGGTCTCGCGGACGGTGTTCAACCGCGCGGTGACGCCGCTCGGCACGCTGCACGGCGCGAAGCAGTACCGGCACCTCGCCGCCCGTGACCACTCGCAGGCCTTCGTCGCCGCGATCGAGGCGCACTTCGGCGCCGTCCTCCCCCGTGTCCGCGCCGCCCTGGCCGACGAGGGGCCGGACGCCGTCGCCCGACGCGCGGTGGACTGGCGCGGCATGCGGACCGTCGAGGCGATCGGGGCCGAGTTCGGCATCGCGGACCTGCACCTCGTCAAGCCCGGCGTCGGGGAGACCACCCGGGTGCTGCTCCGGCGCGTCCCGTGGCAGGTGCTCGTGCGGGACCCCGACGACGTGGACGTCGCGCACGTCGTCGCGCTCGCCCGGGAACGCGGCGTGCCGGTCGTCACCCGCCCCGACCTCGCCTACAGCTGCGTCGGGCTCATCCACCCCCTCGGCAGCCGCGTGAGCGAAGGGGTGCCGACCGACACCGGCACCGCGACGGACGCGGGTACCGACACGACCGACGCAACGGCGACCGCACCCGACGCGACCACGACCGACACCCCCACGACACCGACCCGGGTCGCCCGGTGA
- a CDS encoding type B 50S ribosomal protein L31 codes for MKTETHPEYNAIVFRDLASGETFLTRSTATSDKTIELDGATYPVIDVEISSASHPFYTGKQRILDSAGRVEKFNQRFKGFSK; via the coding sequence ATGAAGACCGAAACCCACCCCGAGTACAACGCCATCGTCTTCCGTGACCTGGCTTCCGGTGAGACGTTCCTGACGCGTTCGACCGCGACCAGCGACAAGACCATCGAGCTCGACGGTGCGACCTACCCGGTCATCGACGTCGAGATCTCCTCCGCGTCGCACCCGTTCTACACGGGCAAGCAGCGCATCCTCGACTCGGCCGGCCGCGTCGAGAAGTTCAACCAGCGCTTCAAGGGCTTCAGCAAGTAA
- a CDS encoding ABC transporter ATP-binding protein, protein MPSVVRLSDVSVVRNGSTILDGISWEVQDDERWVVLGANGAGKTTLLQVAGAQTFPTSGSVEVLGTELGSADLAELRPRIGFASTALARRIPVTEKVVDVVLTAAYAVTGRWNEEYEELDVRRAQRVLDEWGLGSFTDRTFGELSDGEQKRVQIARAVMTDPEVLFLDEPAASLDLGARESLVRTLGGYAQSSDSPAIVVVTHHVEEIPEGFTHALVLSDGHVQAAGPIDEVLTGETLSTAFGIGLTVTKDAGRWTARAS, encoded by the coding sequence ATGCCCTCGGTCGTGCGCTTGTCAGACGTCTCCGTTGTCCGCAACGGGTCCACCATCCTCGACGGGATCTCGTGGGAGGTGCAGGACGACGAGCGCTGGGTGGTGCTCGGCGCGAACGGCGCGGGCAAGACCACGCTGCTGCAGGTGGCCGGCGCGCAGACCTTCCCGACGTCCGGTTCGGTCGAGGTGCTCGGCACCGAGCTCGGCAGCGCGGACCTGGCCGAGCTGCGGCCCCGCATCGGCTTCGCGTCGACGGCACTCGCGCGCCGCATCCCGGTGACCGAGAAGGTCGTCGACGTCGTGCTCACCGCCGCGTACGCGGTCACCGGGCGCTGGAACGAGGAGTACGAGGAGCTCGACGTCCGCCGTGCCCAGCGCGTGCTCGACGAGTGGGGCCTCGGGTCGTTCACCGATCGGACGTTCGGCGAGCTGAGCGACGGTGAGCAGAAGCGCGTCCAGATCGCCCGCGCCGTGATGACCGACCCCGAGGTGCTGTTCCTCGACGAGCCGGCGGCGTCGCTCGACCTCGGCGCCCGCGAGAGCCTCGTCCGCACCCTCGGCGGCTACGCCCAGAGCAGCGACTCGCCCGCGATCGTGGTCGTCACACACCACGTCGAGGAGATCCCCGAGGGCTTCACGCACGCACTCGTGCTGTCCGACGGACACGTGCAGGCGGCCGGTCCGATCGACGAGGTCCTGACCGGCGAGACGCTGTCCACGGCGTTCGGCATCGGGCTCACCGTCACGAAGGACGCGGGTCGCTGGACGGCTCGCGCGTCCTGA